Proteins from one Hemiscyllium ocellatum isolate sHemOce1 chromosome 30, sHemOce1.pat.X.cur, whole genome shotgun sequence genomic window:
- the LOC132829776 gene encoding stathmin-like — MACTDIKVKELDKRSSGQAFEIILSPTAETIPEFPLSPKKDRSLEDLQKKMEAAENRRKSHEAEVLKQLAEKQEHVKEVLQRAIEENTKFSKMAEERLITKMELIKENREAQLAAKLERLREKDKHLEEVRKNRESKESEEIV; from the exons ATGGCTTGCACTG ACATTAAAGTAAAAGAACTAGACAAGCGTTCTTCAGGCCAGGCTTTTGAGATCATTCTGAGCCCTACTGCTGAAACAATTCCAGAATTTCCTCTTTCTCCCAAGAAAGATCGGTCACTTGAagatcttcaaaaaaaaatggaaGCAGCAGAGAACAGACGAAAG TCACATGAAGCAGAAGTCCTGAAACAGTTGGCTGAAAAACAAGAGCATGTAAAGGAAGTGCTTCAGAGAGCTATTGAAGAAAATACCAAATTCAGCAAAATGGCAGAAGAAAGACTGATCACCAAGATGGAACTTATTAAGGAGAACCGTGAGGCTCAATTAGCTGCCAAGCTTGAGCGTCTACGTGAAAAG GACAAACACCTGGAGGAAGTGAGAAAGAATAGAGAAAGCAAAGAAAGTGAAGAAATTGTTTAG